A genomic segment from Phycisphaerae bacterium encodes:
- a CDS encoding acylphosphatase produces MADSQDRVCCTVLFAGAVQGVGFRYRTERVARDYEVTGYVRNLPDGRVELVAEGLRPEVERFLDAVEECMAGYIRSRQRQDAPATGCHRKFSIRF; encoded by the coding sequence ATGGCCGATTCCCAGGATCGCGTCTGTTGCACCGTGCTTTTTGCGGGGGCCGTCCAGGGGGTGGGCTTCAGATATCGGACCGAGCGGGTGGCGCGCGACTACGAGGTGACCGGCTACGTCCGAAACCTTCCCGATGGACGGGTGGAACTGGTGGCGGAGGGCCTCCGACCTGAGGTCGAGCGGTTCCTCGATGCGGTAGAAGAGTGCATGGCTGGCTACATCCGCAGTCGACAGCGGCAGGACGCGCCGGCCACCGGGTGCCACCGTAAGTTTTCCATCCGGTTCTAG